One segment of Colius striatus isolate bColStr4 chromosome 11, bColStr4.1.hap1, whole genome shotgun sequence DNA contains the following:
- the DNAJC10 gene encoding dnaJ homolog subfamily C member 10, with the protein MEFLVSKGDYIQYLKRSLLLLLICVIVLVCTDQDYYSLLGVSKEASSREIRQAFKKLALKLHPDKNQNDPNAHDNFLKINRAYEVLKDEDLRKKYDKYGEKGLEDQQQGGRYESWHFYRYDFGIYDDDPEIITLDRGEFDAAVNSGELWFVNFYSPRCSHCHELAPTWREFAKEMDGVIRIGAVNCGDNRMLCRIKGINSYPSLYVFKTGMQPVKYYGDRSKESLKNFAMQYVKSTVTELWAGNFVNAIETSFASGVGWLITFCAERGDCLSYQTRLKLAGMLEGLVNVGWMDCGTQGELCDNLDISSSTTAYFPPGATINNKEKGGVLFLNSLDAREIYQEVMQHLPDFEILSAASLEDRLAHHRWLLFFQFGGNDKSNVQEFKKLKFLLKDEHIQVGKFDCLSSPTICNKLYVYQPCLAVFKGKGTGDYEIHHGKKILYDIVAFAKESVNSHVITLGPQNFPDKEKEPWLVDFFAPWCPPCRALLPELRKASKHLYGQLKFGTLDCTVHEGLCNMHNIRAYPTTVVFNQSDVHEYEGHHSAEQILEFIEDLRNPSVVSLTPETFVELVQKRKREEIWMVDFYAPWCGPCQALMPEWKKMARMLIGLISVGSVDCQKYYSFCHQESVRGYPEIRLFPQKSNTAHQYFSYNGWHRDSYSLRGWALGYLPRVSIDLTPQSFTEKVLNGKDHWVIDFYAPWCGPCQNFAPEFEIVARTVKGKVKAGKVDCEAYAQTCQTADIRAYPTVKFYPYQGTKKNVLGEYIDSRDAKGIADLLNDKLEAIQNKGKRKKSRNKDEL; encoded by the exons AATGATCCAAATGCACATGACaatttcttgaaaataaatagaGCATATGAAGTTCTTAAAGATGAAGATCTACGGAAGAAATATGATAAATACGGAGAGAAAGGTCTTGAAGATCAGCAGCAAGGAGGTCGTTACGAGAGCTGGCACTTCTATCGCTATGATTTTG gtatTTATGATGATGATCCTGAAATTATAACATTGGATAGAGGAGAGTTTG ATGCTGCTGTTAACTCAGGAGAACTGTGGTTTGTGAATTTTTATTCTCCTCGATGCTCCCACTGCCATGAGTTAGCACCTACG tggaggGAGTTTGCTAAGGAGATGGATGGAGTAATACGCATTGGAGCTGTCAACTGTGGAGACAATAGAATGCTTTGTCGAATTAAAGGGATTAACAGTTATCCCAGTCTGTATGTTTTCAAAACTGGAATG caaCCAGTGAAATATTACGGAGACAGGTCAAAAGAGAGCTTAAAGAACTTTGCCATGCAGTATGTTAAAAGCACAGTCACTGAGTTGTGGGCAG gAAACTTTGTTAATGCCATTGAAACTTCATTTGCTTCTGGCGTTGGTTGGCTGATCACCTTCTGTGCTGAACGTGGGG ATTGCTTGAGTTACCAAACACGCCTTAAGCTAGCTGGCATGTTG GAAGGTCTTGTTAATGTAGGCTGGATGGACTGTGGCACCCAGGGTGAGCTTTGTGATAATTTAGATATCTCATCTAGTACTACAGCATACTTTCCACCTGGAGCCACCATAAATAACAAAGAGAAAGGAGGTGTTTTG TTTCTTAACTCCTTGGATGCCAGAGAAATCTACCAGGAGGTAATGCAGCATCTGCCAGACTTTGAAATTCTCTCTGCAGCATCATTagag GATCGTTTGGCTCATCACCGATGGCtgcttttcttccagtttgGGGGGAATGATAAATCAAATGTACAGGAATTTAAGAAACTTAAATTTTTACTTAAAGATGAACATATTCAG GTTGGCAAGTTTGACTGCCTTTCCTCACCTACCATCTGCAACAAACTGTATGTCTATCAGCCGTGTTTAGCAGtcttcaaaggaaaaggaaCTGGAGATTATGAAATTCATCATG gaaagaagattttaTATGACATTGTTGCATTCGCCAAAGAAAGTGTCAACTCCCATGTTATCACACTGGGACCTCAGAATTTTCCTGACAAAGAGAAGGAACCGTGGCTTGTGGATTTCTTTGCACCg tgGTGTCCTCCTTGTCGAGCTTTGCTACCAGAGCTGAGAAAAGCATCAAAACATCTTTATGGTCAGCTTAAATTTGGAACACTAGACTGTACAGTCCACGAAGGGCTTTGCAACATG CATAACATTCGAGCTTATCCAACTACAGTTGTGTTCAATCAGTCTGATGTTCATGAATATGAAGGACATCACTCTGCTGAGCAGATCTTGGAGTTTATAGAG GATCTTAGGAATCCCTCGGTGGTCTCCCTAACACCAGAGACATTTGTTGAATTAGTTCAGAAAAGAAAACGAGAGGAAATCTGGATGGTTGACTTCTATGCTCCGTGGTGTGGACCTTGTCAAGCTTTAATGCcggaatggaaaaaaatggcCAGG ATGTTAATTGGATTAATCAGTGTAGGCAGTGTGGATTGTCAAAAATACTATTCTTTCTGTCACCAAGAAAGTGTTCGGGGATACCCTGAAATAagactttttcctcaaaaatcaAACACAGCTCACCAATATTT TAGCTACAATGGGTGGCACAGAGATTCATATTCACTGAGAGGCTGGGCATTGGG ATATTTACCACGAGTGTCTATAGACTTGACTCCTCAAAGTTTCACAGAAAAAGTGCTGAATGGAAAAGATCACTGGGTCATTGATTTTTATGCTCCATGGTGCGGACCTTGCCAAAATTTTGCTCCCGAATTTGAGATTGTTGCAAGG ACGGTTAAAGGAAAAGTGAAAGCTGGAAAAGTAGACTGTGAGGCGTATGCTCAGACCTGTCAAACTGCTGATATCAGAGCCTACCCTACAGTGAAGTTCTACCCCTACCAAGGAACAAAG aaaaatgttcttgGAGAATACATAGACAGCAGAGATGCAAAAGGTATTGCTGACCTTTTGAATGACAAATTAGAAGCAAttcaaaataaaggaaaaagaaaaaaatctagaaataaG GATGAACTCTAA